The genomic window CACAACTGCGAGCGCCGCCTCGTGCACCGGGGACCACGCACCAGTCTCGAGAACAGAGTGAAATGCAAGTGGCGCGTCCGTGCCAGCGCTCGGGAGAGCGCGATGGGGCGCCGCACTAACAAGACTGGCCCACTCCAagcactgccgctgcagttTGTTGCGCTCCCGCACAAGGtgctccacctcctgctgGCTCTCGCGCAATGCGGCCGCTGATGCGGAGGTCCACATCGGTCGGTGTGGCTCAGGCGTCGTGCCCCCGGTTGTCCGTAATGGCGAGGCCACAACGCCGTTGGGGCTCTCGAAGGAGGACGCCATCCAGGAAGGGCCGGAAGGCGCCGGCACTGAGAACGTAGACGAGGGTGATGACCATCCTctcgacgacggcgcggacATGTTGggcgcgccagcaccacTGACGGTAGAGCAGAGTGcctgcttcagctgctggaTCTGCTGCAGGTTCTTTCGGTGGCGCTCCTCGGCCGCCACTAGGTGCGGAACGGTCGTGCCATCGGCACCGTTCGCACGCGAAAAGGTGCGTCGCCGTTGCGTTGGTGGTGCTGTCTGCATGTGGACCGCCGATACTTTAAGGATGAAAGAGGGGCCAATGAGGAAATGACAAGGAAATAGAGAAAACACAGTGAGACGATTTGCAACTCACTTCTACTGTAGCCCTTTCGCCAGTAGAAGTTGCTACTCTACGTAGGCTCCAATAGGGCTGTCGAGTAAACCGTATGGGCGGTGTAGTGAATGTCTATGCATCTATTTAGGGCGAAGGGTTGCCTCGCTGGTGGAAGTTGCAAAGCAAGACGTGAAGTGGAAAGTGAAGAtgacaacagcagcggcacataCCGCAGAAACGCTTGACTCTTGGGCGGTTGGAGGGGCCGCTGAGGAACTGCTTCAGTCGACTGCGAGAAAAGGGAAATGTGAAAGCGTGGGAAATCGCTAAGCTTTCATGCTGACAAAGCAGCGCTAGTCAGCTGCGCCTCGCCAGGCTGAAGGTCAATCACGCATCTGCGCAGAACCTGTCAAAGAGACCCAAACAGTAGAGCAGACTGactttgtttctttttttttcgtttggtCCACACGCCGTCATtgcaagagaagaagatgcAAAGATGTTCGTTTAGCACACCGGCACTCGCTTTAGATATCGTGTCGATAGCGGTACGCGCCTGGCCGGTGACAGAACACCTTGAACACCCTGTTGCCTCAAAGGGGTTGACTAATTGTTCTTCGCCTGTGGCTTCggatggagaagagggcgcCGATGTGCAGCGTTTCCATTAAgtgagaaaaagaaacaatCGCTGTCATCAGCCCCCCAAAGAAGAAGGCAAAAACAGACAGTAGGGCAAGCACACTACAGGTTAGCTGTAGCAGAAGGCTGCACTACGTATTTCCAGATGAACTTTGCTTCGGGGCACTCCGCTTTGAGGCCTTTGACGATAGCATCACGCTGGTCCCTTGATGCCGCCAAGGCCACGGCGATGCCACCACGGCCGGTGCCGGACAGTTTCGCACCGAGAGCGCCATAGGCGCGGCACGTTTGTACAATCGACTCCAACTCACGACATGACACACCAATTTTTCGGCACAAATCATGATTGGCATTCATCAGCTGACCCACACGCAGGAGATCGCCCTTCTGCAAAGCCTCGCGAGCCTGAGAGACAATGTGAGTGTAGTTGTCACATAGTCGCTGGAACTGTTCTGGTTGCCTCTCCTTCATCTTGCGCACGTCACTTACGACAGCCGTGGTGCTAGCAGTGATGCCGGTGCCCACAACGACTAGGTAGAGACACTGTTGAAATGCAATGGACTTCATGATAGATTTGCCGCTATGGCGGCGGTACGAAATGAGTCCACCAAACGTGGCAGCCGTGTTATCCACCCCACTAGGTGTGCCGTGGTAGCCGCCCTCGCCGACAAAAGCGCTCTGATTCACTTGTTCCTCCGTCAAGTTCAGCTGGTATAACTCACTCAAGGCTCGTGAGAAGGCGACAACGTCGCTGGCGGAGGCACCGATGCCACTGCTCGGTACCAGCGGTCCGCCGATAAACATCTTCAGCCCATCTCGGGACAGGTCCACTTGCAGGTGATCGAGAACGAGCTGAtgcgccttcttctgctcGCCGCGCTTCTGCGTAATGTAATCGGGAATCGCAGGGCGCTGGTCGTTTACCTGCAGACCGGGGACGCCGGGGGTCACCTCCAAGCGACATTCGGTATACTCCCTGATCCCAGCAACAATCGCCTCGGCACCGTACACGACAAAATGCTCGCCAAAAAGAATCACTTTACCATACCCAATGTGCTTACCGGTCGTCTTGCTTTTGACGGGCTTCGGCATTGAGAGGAAGTGCGAAGTGGAGAGGAAGCTAAATACCTGTTCGTAGAAGTGAAAGTGATGATCCAAAAACTGAGACTTCTGCTACCAAAGTGAAAACGCAGGGACAACacggagggagaaggaagtgCCTGATAATGAGGATATAGAAAGAAGCTCGTAGAGCCAAGACGGCAATGTGGAAGAAAGCAGTTTTCGTAGAAACACTTCTGAGTGCTTCATCAGCCCGTCGTTTTCGGACCAGCAAAGCCTAGCATGCTCATCAGCCCTGCAACTGACCACAGAGAAGTACATAACATTCCAAAGAGAGCACAGAGTTGTATAGTAGTAGTAAGTGACTAAGCAGGCATGCAATCACCTCAGCAGCGAAGTGGCAGCACCTTAAAGGTGACAGAGGGTGCAGAATTTCATGGAATGTTAACTGCAGCCGTCTTCTATGAGAGATTACTGCACCTGTCAACTCATAAAGAGAGCAACATCATTAATGAACAGGCTCATCTCCATGCTTATCCTTCCCGGTGACTGCCACGGCCAAGGATGAGAGACAACGGGGTGAAAGAGAGGACTAGTTCTTGAgtgagaagaggggagagaacaTGTGAAATATGAGTCACACCTAGAGCTGCCAAGTGGTGGCCTACAGTAACCCACCGTCCAATATGATGGTGTACTGCAATGTGCTACAGCTGGTTGTAGTAGACATTTAGTATACCGAGCGCACCCAGGTCATAGTATCCCTGTGTAGTTGCACAGATAGAGGAGGGAGATAATACAATAGAGGCGAATGAGCCCAGGTGCGTTTCACTGCAGAATGTAGGCACGTTGCTTTGATAGAGATGGAGAGCATCGTGTGAGCCAAATTGTCCGCATACTGCAGCTGGTTTGCTCGGCTAACATTTACTTTTCCATCAAGAGCAATTACGTGCACGGTGCGCCCATCGCGAGctgccttttctttctttgaTCACAAAACACTATGAGTGCAAGAGCAAAGCCAAGTGTTTAGGCACTTAGATGGGGGGAAATCGGTCAAGAATTGGTTGAGGGGCAGCCCCTTACAAAGGAAACAAAAACAAGATAGAGAGAGAACTCGAAAGCCGTCGTATGGAAACGACAACTACATACGTAAATACGTAGTGAAGAAAGCAAAAGGTTACTCAGCAGGGCTGAAACAGGTGAATCGCGTCACTAAAACTCTACCAAAGTGAGCCATCGGCGTTATCAGAGAGAAATGCGCCCCAATAGAACGGAAAGGCCACTAGAAGCGAAGACTTACAGATCGCCTACGACAGTGAGCCTTGGGTAACCAGACCAAGGACAAAGCATTCTATACAAAACTGTGTCATCTTTACCGCCATCGATAGGAAACACACAGCAGAGCACCGAACCAGTGGTGTCTTTGTAGTCACTTTCACTTTAGCCGATAACGATTGTGTAGATAGTGGCAGCAGTACCGAAGACAATGGCTACCACGCCAGCAATCAAAATAAGGTAGGTGCAGCAGTAATTGATTACGCCAACAGAGCGGAGCGACCAACCACCAGCGAACATCACAAACAGGGCAGGTAAAATGAACCCGACGAAACCGCCACAGAAGCCCCCTGTGAAGCCAAATACTATATTCACGTTCGGTACAAACAGTCCGAGCAGGA from Leishmania braziliensis MHOM/BR/75/M2904 complete genome, chromosome 31 includes these protein-coding regions:
- a CDS encoding putative mevalonate kinase: MPKPVKSKTTGKHIGYGKVILFGEHFVVYGAEAIVAGIREYTECRLEVTPGVPGLQVNDQRPAIPDYITQKRGEQKKAHQLVLDHLQVDLSRDGLKMFIGGPLVPSSGIGASASDVVAFSRALSELYQLNLTEEQVNQSAFVGEGGYHGTPSGVDNTAATFGGLISYRRHSGKSIMKSIAFQQCLYLVVVGTGITASTTAVVSDVRKMKERQPEQFQRLCDNYTHIVSQAREALQKGDLLRVGQLMNANHDLCRKIGVSCRELESIVQTCRAYGALGAKLSGTGRGGIAVALAASRDQRDAIVKGLKAECPEAKFIWKYVVQPSATANL